From Streptomyces sp. TLI_105, the proteins below share one genomic window:
- a CDS encoding SCO5717 family growth-regulating ATPase: MNGDRDEIHGGWNPPADDQSDADPAEMTGEFTIDYTPPAWYTQNASGGTGTGGVTPPPPSGAPVAVPGLPAGSGFEPSWNVAPPTPPAAPAPAPAPVQSVEPVAPVAPAPLQPAGAVPPAGGPPYGTPGAPSAAAPVPVTPTPVAPAPGTPAAGLPAPAFAPGTPGPGVPASDAAPSPAAAPSVPSPAPEAAAPAASFGGGDVEGGATMRFSPAQLQREIAERSVEQSENAEGSTGSATPAVDEAAEPAASEGTVEPVGPADTVQDAPAVPGESADSTAGTDDTAAAEAPSSSDGADGPESSDGSDGVEKAEAAGDATGGDVADDTAGAEDEPVAPVAETQPDPGTGTEAEASAAPGAAPLPAAQPAADAPQGFGPGAAPGPYDTAAQQAGGAPGPFPGTPYPAPYPAGGPQAGAGLPPLPPSFQPAAPEPAQQWPAQPAPGAQPVPPAAPLPPTAAWPAPEAPAPGAPGPVPPQAQPQAPGAYGYPQAPQTPQPPAPQGGYGFPHPGTPPQQAGYGYPQQPGAPGGVPPQAQAPGGYGYPHPGAVPPQAAQAPQPPYDGQPPVDPRTGAAWPSPVTHDQRERSVPGAPLGYNAAVELSSDRLLRNNKQKPKSSRNPGAANRFKLGGKKEEAERQRKLDLIRTPVLSCYRIAVISLKGGVGKTTTTTALGATLATERQDKILAIDANPDAGTLGRRVRRETGATIRDLVQAIPYLNSYMDIRRFTSQAPSGLEILANDVDPAVSTTFNDEDYRRAIDVLGKQYPIILTDSGTGLLYSAMRGVLDLADQLIIISTPSVDGASSASTTLDWLSAHGYADLVQRSITVISGVRETGKMIKVEDIVQHFQTRCRGVVVVPFDEHLAAGAEVDLDMMRPKTREAYFHLSAMVAEDFVRAQQAQGLWTGDGQGAMPPHMAPPMPGQQGPGQPMPGQPVPGQFAPGQVPGQPMPGQPMPGQAPGPMPGQPVPGQFAPGQFAPGQPAPGQPYAPQPPQPGQPYPPQPPAGQPHPPQGYPQPGQPLPGQMPGQAPGPMPDQFGPGQPVPGQPYGPQAGAPYPPQPGQPGQPGVPQSWQQPQDGNESRPGQPLPPQADPQGPPQAPPAPQQ, encoded by the coding sequence GTGAACGGCGATCGCGACGAGATCCACGGGGGTTGGAATCCACCCGCCGACGATCAGTCCGACGCGGATCCCGCCGAGATGACGGGTGAGTTCACCATCGACTACACCCCGCCCGCCTGGTACACGCAGAACGCGTCGGGCGGTACGGGGACGGGCGGTGTCACTCCCCCGCCGCCGAGCGGAGCGCCGGTCGCCGTGCCGGGCCTCCCGGCGGGCAGCGGCTTCGAGCCCAGCTGGAACGTCGCACCGCCGACCCCGCCCGCGGCTCCTGCGCCCGCGCCCGCGCCGGTTCAGTCGGTCGAGCCGGTAGCACCCGTCGCCCCTGCTCCGTTGCAGCCGGCCGGCGCGGTGCCTCCGGCGGGGGGTCCTCCGTACGGCACGCCGGGTGCGCCCTCGGCTGCCGCGCCGGTTCCCGTCACGCCCACTCCTGTCGCGCCTGCTCCCGGCACCCCTGCTGCCGGCCTTCCCGCGCCGGCGTTCGCGCCCGGTACGCCGGGGCCGGGCGTGCCGGCGTCCGACGCCGCGCCGTCGCCCGCCGCCGCGCCTTCCGTCCCGTCGCCCGCGCCGGAGGCGGCCGCGCCCGCGGCCTCGTTCGGCGGCGGGGACGTCGAGGGCGGCGCCACCATGCGCTTCTCCCCCGCCCAGCTCCAGCGCGAGATCGCCGAGCGCTCGGTGGAGCAGTCGGAGAACGCGGAGGGCTCCACCGGCTCGGCGACGCCCGCCGTCGACGAAGCGGCGGAGCCCGCCGCGAGCGAGGGGACCGTCGAGCCCGTCGGTCCGGCGGACACCGTCCAGGACGCCCCTGCCGTCCCCGGCGAGTCCGCCGACAGCACGGCGGGCACCGACGACACCGCGGCCGCCGAGGCGCCGAGCTCGTCGGACGGCGCGGACGGCCCTGAGAGTTCCGACGGCTCGGACGGCGTCGAGAAGGCCGAGGCCGCCGGTGACGCGACCGGGGGCGATGTCGCCGACGACACCGCGGGCGCGGAGGACGAGCCCGTCGCACCCGTCGCGGAGACCCAGCCGGACCCCGGGACCGGCACCGAGGCGGAGGCCTCCGCCGCTCCCGGCGCCGCCCCCCTCCCGGCCGCGCAGCCGGCCGCCGACGCGCCGCAGGGCTTCGGTCCCGGCGCGGCCCCCGGTCCGTACGACACCGCCGCACAGCAGGCCGGTGGCGCTCCGGGGCCCTTCCCCGGCACCCCGTACCCCGCGCCGTACCCCGCCGGAGGTCCGCAGGCCGGGGCCGGGCTGCCCCCGCTGCCCCCGTCCTTCCAGCCGGCCGCCCCCGAGCCCGCGCAGCAGTGGCCCGCGCAGCCCGCCCCCGGCGCCCAGCCGGTGCCGCCGGCCGCGCCGCTGCCGCCCACCGCCGCCTGGCCCGCCCCCGAGGCGCCCGCGCCCGGCGCGCCCGGCCCCGTCCCGCCGCAGGCCCAGCCCCAGGCGCCCGGCGCCTACGGCTACCCGCAGGCCCCGCAGACCCCCCAGCCCCCGGCGCCGCAGGGCGGTTACGGCTTCCCGCACCCCGGGACGCCTCCGCAGCAGGCCGGTTACGGCTATCCGCAGCAGCCCGGAGCGCCCGGCGGTGTCCCGCCGCAGGCGCAGGCGCCGGGCGGCTACGGCTACCCGCACCCCGGAGCCGTACCCCCGCAGGCGGCGCAGGCCCCGCAGCCGCCGTACGACGGTCAGCCGCCGGTGGATCCGCGGACCGGTGCGGCCTGGCCCTCGCCGGTGACGCACGACCAGCGGGAGCGGTCCGTGCCGGGCGCCCCGCTCGGGTACAACGCGGCCGTCGAGCTCTCCTCCGACCGGCTGCTCCGCAACAACAAGCAGAAGCCCAAGTCCAGCCGCAACCCCGGCGCCGCCAACCGCTTCAAGCTCGGCGGCAAGAAGGAGGAGGCGGAGCGGCAGCGGAAGCTGGACCTGATCCGGACGCCGGTCCTCTCCTGCTACCGGATCGCGGTCATCTCGCTCAAGGGCGGTGTCGGCAAGACCACGACGACCACCGCGCTCGGCGCGACCCTCGCCACCGAGCGGCAGGACAAGATCCTGGCGATCGACGCCAACCCGGACGCCGGCACGCTGGGCCGCCGGGTGCGGCGCGAGACCGGGGCGACCATCCGCGACCTGGTGCAGGCGATCCCGTACCTCAACTCGTACATGGACATCCGCCGGTTCACCTCGCAGGCGCCGTCCGGTCTGGAGATCCTCGCCAACGACGTGGACCCGGCCGTCTCGACGACCTTCAACGACGAGGACTACCGGCGCGCGATCGACGTCCTCGGCAAGCAGTACCCGATCATCCTCACCGACTCGGGCACGGGTCTGCTGTACAGCGCCATGCGCGGGGTCCTGGACCTCGCCGATCAGCTGATCATCATCTCCACGCCCTCCGTGGACGGCGCCTCCAGCGCCTCGACCACGCTGGACTGGCTCTCCGCGCACGGCTACGCGGACCTGGTGCAGCGCTCCATCACGGTCATCTCGGGTGTCCGCGAGACCGGCAAGATGATCAAGGTCGAGGACATCGTGCAGCACTTCCAGACCCGCTGCCGCGGCGTCGTGGTCGTGCCCTTCGACGAGCACCTGGCGGCCGGCGCCGAGGTGGACCTCGACATGATGCGGCCGAAGACCCGGGAGGCGTACTTCCACCTCTCGGCGATGGTGGCCGAGGACTTCGTACGGGCGCAGCAGGCGCAGGGGCTGTGGACCGGGGACGGCCAGGGCGCCATGCCCCCGCACATGGCCCCGCCGATGCCGGGCCAGCAGGGCCCGGGGCAGCCGATGCCCGGCCAGCCGGTGCCGGGGCAGTTCGCGCCGGGCCAGGTGCCCGGTCAGCCGATGCCGGGACAGCCGATGCCGGGTCAGGCGCCCGGCCCGATGCCCGGTCAGCCCGTGCCCGGTCAGTTCGCGCCCGGTCAGTTCGCGCCCGGGCAGCCGGCCCCCGGTCAGCCGTACGCGCCCCAGCCGCCGCAGCCCGGTCAGCCGTACCCGCCGCAGCCCCCGGCCGGCCAGCCCCACCCGCCCCAGGGGTACCCGCAGCCGGGACAGCCGCTGCCGGGGCAGATGCCCGGACAGGCGCCCGGACCGATGCCGGATCAGTTCGGCCCCGGCCAGCCCGTCCCCGGCCAGCCGTACGGGCCCCAGGCCGGCGCGCCGTACCCGCCGCAGCCCGGTCAGCCGGGACAGCCGGGGGTGCCGCAGTCCTGGCAGCAGCCGCAGGACGGGAACGAGTCCCGGCCGGGACAGCCGCTGCCTCCACAGGCGGACCCGCAGGGCCCTCCGCAGGCGCCGCCAGCCCCTCAGCAGTAG
- a CDS encoding ABC transporter substrate-binding protein, giving the protein MVTKVPPRPAPARRALRLLLATGLAAGSLVVVPGTAQAEDEKSGGTTLTVAVSQSIDSLSPFLAQKLTSTSIHRLAYEYLTNYDPKDAHTIPGLATAWKSSPDKLTWTYTIRKDSTWSDGQRATAEDAAWTFNKMMTDPNAATANGSFTANFAQVTAPDPQTLVIRLKKPQATMTALDVPIVPKHVWEKVTDFSKFNNDKEFPIVGNGPFVITDFKVDQYIKLKPNKKFWRGAPQFDELVFKYYKDGDAAVAALQKGEVSFVPNLTPAQAAALKTQKNIKVNDAPGRRFYALATNPGAKAQDGKTFGNGNKALLDPEVRKALFLAVDRTTLVDKVFQGHAVEGEGYIPPRFGSYFWKPEGAQERAYDPARAEQVLDAAGYRKNAAGKRVGKDGRPLDFRILCHATDPNDKAVGKYLQEWWGKLGIGLKVECLDSVSDPWVKGDYDLAFDGWSVNPDPDYVLSIHTCGTLPATPKDSGATDNFICDKEFDGLYAQQAVEYDAAKRADLVKRMQSRLYDTGYMNVMAYPNALEAYRTDQIRSITTMPEAAGNLWGQDGYWSWWSAVPTARAEDSEGGSSAGVVIGIGAAVVVVLGIGVLLGLRRRSTADDRE; this is encoded by the coding sequence ATGGTCACGAAGGTTCCACCCCGCCCCGCCCCCGCCCGCAGAGCCCTCCGACTGCTGCTCGCCACCGGTCTTGCCGCAGGCTCCCTCGTCGTCGTTCCCGGCACCGCGCAGGCGGAGGACGAGAAGTCCGGCGGCACCACCCTCACGGTCGCCGTCTCGCAGAGCATCGACTCGCTGAGCCCGTTCCTGGCCCAGAAGCTCACCTCGACCAGCATCCACCGGCTGGCGTACGAGTACCTCACGAACTACGACCCGAAGGACGCCCACACGATCCCGGGCCTGGCGACCGCCTGGAAGTCCTCGCCCGACAAGCTGACGTGGACGTACACGATCCGCAAGGACTCGACCTGGTCGGACGGGCAGCGGGCCACCGCCGAGGACGCGGCCTGGACCTTCAACAAGATGATGACCGACCCGAACGCCGCCACCGCCAACGGCAGCTTCACCGCGAACTTCGCGCAGGTCACCGCACCCGACCCGCAGACGCTCGTCATCCGGCTGAAGAAGCCGCAGGCGACGATGACGGCCCTCGACGTGCCGATCGTGCCGAAGCACGTCTGGGAGAAGGTCACCGACTTCTCGAAGTTCAACAACGACAAGGAGTTCCCGATCGTCGGGAACGGCCCCTTCGTCATCACGGACTTCAAGGTCGACCAGTACATCAAGCTCAAGCCGAACAAGAAGTTCTGGCGGGGCGCCCCCCAGTTCGACGAGCTGGTCTTCAAGTACTACAAGGACGGGGACGCCGCCGTCGCCGCCCTGCAGAAGGGCGAGGTGTCCTTCGTACCGAACCTGACGCCCGCCCAGGCGGCCGCGCTGAAGACCCAGAAGAACATCAAGGTCAACGACGCCCCCGGCCGCCGCTTCTACGCCCTCGCCACCAACCCCGGCGCGAAGGCCCAGGACGGCAAGACCTTCGGCAACGGCAACAAGGCGCTGCTCGACCCCGAGGTCCGCAAGGCCCTCTTCCTCGCCGTCGACCGCACCACCCTCGTCGACAAGGTCTTCCAGGGCCACGCCGTCGAGGGCGAGGGGTACATCCCGCCGCGCTTCGGCTCGTACTTCTGGAAGCCGGAGGGCGCGCAGGAGCGGGCGTACGACCCCGCCCGGGCCGAGCAGGTCCTCGACGCCGCCGGATACCGGAAGAACGCCGCCGGCAAGCGGGTCGGCAAGGACGGCAGGCCGCTGGACTTCCGGATCCTCTGTCACGCCACCGACCCGAACGACAAGGCGGTCGGCAAGTACCTCCAGGAGTGGTGGGGCAAGCTCGGCATCGGCCTGAAGGTCGAGTGCCTGGACAGCGTCTCCGACCCCTGGGTCAAGGGCGACTACGACCTCGCCTTCGACGGCTGGTCGGTCAACCCCGACCCGGACTACGTCCTCTCCATCCACACCTGCGGCACGCTCCCGGCGACCCCGAAGGACTCCGGCGCCACCGACAACTTCATCTGCGACAAGGAGTTCGACGGGCTCTACGCGCAGCAGGCGGTGGAGTACGACGCCGCCAAGCGGGCGGATCTGGTGAAGCGGATGCAGTCCCGGCTGTACGACACGGGGTACATGAACGTCATGGCCTATCCGAACGCCCTGGAGGCGTACCGCACGGACCAGATCAGGTCCATCACGACCATGCCCGAGGCCGCCGGGAACCTGTGGGGCCAGGACGGCTACTGGAGCTGGTGGTCGGCCGTGCCCACGGCCCGGGCCGAGGACTCCGAGGGCGGCTCGTCCGCCGGGGTCGTCATCGGCATCGGCGCGGCCGTGGTGGTCGTGCTCGGCATCGGCGTCCTCCTCGGTCTGCGCCGCCGCTCCACCGCCGACGACCGCGAGTAG
- a CDS encoding ABC transporter permease — MTTASTPADVARAEKARVTDGAPRTGSSLGYLRHAAGKLGGALVSLFAVLVTSFFLFRIIPGDPVKAMTHGVPTSAEQLATLRRQFGLDLPLWQQFTDYCAKALSGDLGTSFQFRAPVGDLIAEKLPATLLLTGVAVVIYSALGLWLGTRSAWRHGGLGDKLNTGIALILWSVPSFWLGLLLIIVFSVGMGPIPGLFPTGGMESGTGETGFAYVLDVAHHLVLPVVTLVAVGYAQTLLVMRSSLLDEMGGDYLTTARAKGLRDDAVRRRHAVPNALLPTVTMIFINLGHVAAGSILVETVFSWPGLGGLFYQALSVPDLPLVQGLFVVFAGAMILMNLIADLLYPLLDPRVGR; from the coding sequence GTGACGACGGCAAGCACCCCCGCCGACGTGGCGCGGGCCGAGAAGGCCCGCGTCACGGACGGCGCACCCCGCACCGGTTCCTCCCTCGGCTATCTCCGCCACGCGGCGGGGAAGCTGGGCGGCGCGCTCGTCTCGCTCTTCGCCGTCCTGGTCACCAGCTTCTTCCTCTTCCGGATCATCCCCGGTGACCCGGTGAAGGCGATGACCCACGGCGTCCCCACCTCGGCCGAGCAACTCGCCACACTGCGCCGCCAGTTCGGGCTCGACCTGCCACTGTGGCAGCAGTTCACCGACTACTGCGCCAAGGCACTGAGCGGCGACCTCGGCACCTCGTTCCAGTTCCGCGCCCCCGTCGGGGACCTCATCGCGGAGAAGCTCCCGGCGACGCTGCTGCTCACCGGGGTCGCCGTGGTGATCTACTCGGCGCTCGGCCTGTGGCTGGGCACCCGCTCGGCCTGGCGGCACGGCGGTCTCGGCGACAAGCTGAACACCGGGATCGCGCTGATTTTGTGGTCGGTGCCCTCCTTCTGGCTCGGGCTGCTCCTCATCATCGTCTTCTCGGTGGGCATGGGACCGATCCCGGGACTCTTCCCGACCGGCGGCATGGAGTCGGGCACGGGCGAGACCGGTTTCGCGTACGTCCTGGACGTCGCCCACCACCTGGTCCTGCCCGTGGTCACGCTCGTGGCGGTCGGCTACGCGCAGACCCTGCTCGTGATGCGCTCCTCGCTCCTCGACGAGATGGGCGGCGACTACCTGACGACGGCGCGGGCGAAGGGGCTGCGGGACGACGCCGTGCGCCGCCGGCACGCCGTGCCGAACGCGCTCCTGCCGACCGTCACCATGATCTTCATCAACCTGGGGCACGTGGCGGCTGGCTCGATCCTGGTGGAGACGGTGTTCTCCTGGCCCGGGCTCGGCGGCCTCTTCTACCAGGCGCTGAGCGTGCCCGATCTACCGCTCGTGCAGGGCCTTTTCGTGGTCTTCGCCGGAGCGATGATCCTGATGAACCTGATCGCCGACCTGCTCTATCCGCTGCTCGACCCCCGGGTGGGCCGATGA
- a CDS encoding ABC transporter permease, with protein sequence MTSPTTSPKTSLAWERRKGSVSRFWRGYRTHRAGLYGLAGLALIALLALAAPLIVGSDVQSVTEAPGTALEPPSAEFPLGTDQFGRSLLGLLIWGARISLLVGLLAATLSVAIGTLVGIVAGHYGGWFSTVVMRITDWFLVMPTLVLAIVLATVMSRSMWTVVLAIGVTSWPTTARLVRAQTIAVESRPYIERATALGGGHRHVMTRHVLPNVMPLVLAQTTLGISTAILTEATLAFLGLGDPTVVSWGGMLQDAREAGAVSSGHWWYLAPPGIAIALVALAFTLCGRAVESVLNPKLGVGR encoded by the coding sequence ATGACCTCTCCGACGACCTCTCCGAAGACCTCTCTGGCCTGGGAACGCCGCAAGGGTTCCGTGTCCCGCTTCTGGCGCGGCTACCGCACGCACCGGGCCGGGCTGTACGGTCTCGCCGGCCTCGCCCTGATCGCCCTGCTCGCGCTCGCCGCCCCGCTGATCGTCGGCTCCGACGTGCAGTCGGTGACGGAGGCGCCGGGCACGGCCCTGGAGCCGCCGAGCGCCGAGTTCCCGCTCGGCACCGACCAGTTCGGGCGCTCGCTGCTCGGGCTGCTGATCTGGGGCGCCCGGATCTCGCTGCTCGTCGGCCTGCTCGCGGCGACCCTCTCGGTCGCCATCGGGACCCTGGTGGGCATCGTCGCCGGGCACTACGGCGGCTGGTTCTCGACCGTCGTCATGCGGATCACCGACTGGTTCCTGGTGATGCCGACGCTGGTGCTCGCGATCGTGCTCGCGACGGTCATGTCCCGGTCGATGTGGACGGTGGTCCTGGCGATCGGCGTGACCTCCTGGCCCACCACCGCCCGTCTGGTGCGGGCGCAGACGATCGCGGTGGAGTCCCGCCCGTACATCGAGCGGGCGACCGCGCTCGGCGGCGGCCACCGGCACGTCATGACCCGGCACGTGCTGCCGAACGTGATGCCGCTGGTGCTCGCGCAGACCACCCTCGGCATCTCGACGGCCATCCTCACCGAGGCGACCCTCGCCTTCCTCGGCCTCGGCGACCCGACGGTGGTGTCGTGGGGCGGGATGCTCCAGGACGCCCGGGAGGCGGGCGCCGTCTCCTCCGGGCACTGGTGGTACCTGGCCCCGCCGGGGATCGCGATCGCCCTGGTCGCGCTCGCCTTCACGCTGTGCGGCCGGGCCGTGGAATCCGTACTGAACCCGAAGCTGGGGGTGGGACGATGA
- a CDS encoding ABC transporter ATP-binding protein: MSLLEVRDLRVTYGSGATAVPAVRGVDLTLESGTKLGVAGESGCGKSTLALALLRLLPASARIEGEILLDGDDVLAMSWGRLRAVRWAGASIVFQGAMHSLNAVHRIGDQIAEPLLVHGRATPAAARTRVGELLEHVGLPAARAAAYPHELSGGQRQRVMIAMALACDPRLIVADEPTTALDVMIQAQILRLIERLVAEQSISLLMISHDLAVLADTCDRLAVMYAGRVVEEGPARAVYEAARHPYGRALSSAFPRIGDLASRRAPRGLPGDPPDPADLPGGCTFHPRCPVAVDACAEHDQELREAGAGRRAACVHVGSTS, from the coding sequence ATGAGCCTCCTGGAGGTGCGGGACCTGCGGGTGACGTACGGCTCCGGCGCGACCGCCGTGCCCGCCGTGCGCGGGGTCGACCTGACCCTGGAGTCGGGCACCAAGCTGGGCGTGGCCGGCGAGTCGGGCTGCGGCAAGTCCACGCTCGCGCTCGCGCTGCTGCGGCTCCTTCCGGCCTCGGCGCGGATCGAGGGCGAGATCCTGCTCGACGGCGACGACGTCCTCGCCATGTCGTGGGGACGCCTTCGGGCCGTGCGCTGGGCGGGCGCGTCGATCGTCTTCCAGGGCGCGATGCACTCGCTGAACGCGGTGCACCGGATCGGGGACCAGATCGCCGAACCGCTGCTCGTGCACGGCCGGGCGACCCCGGCGGCGGCCCGCACCCGGGTCGGCGAGCTGCTCGAACACGTCGGGCTCCCGGCGGCCCGGGCCGCCGCCTACCCACACGAGCTGTCCGGCGGACAGCGACAGCGCGTGATGATCGCGATGGCGCTCGCCTGCGACCCCCGCCTGATCGTCGCCGACGAGCCGACGACCGCGCTCGACGTGATGATCCAGGCGCAGATCCTGCGGCTGATCGAGCGGCTCGTCGCCGAGCAGTCCATCAGCCTCCTGATGATCAGCCACGACCTGGCGGTCCTCGCCGACACCTGCGACCGGCTCGCCGTGATGTACGCGGGCCGGGTCGTCGAGGAGGGACCCGCGCGGGCGGTGTACGAGGCGGCCCGGCACCCGTACGGACGGGCACTGTCCTCGGCGTTCCCCCGCATCGGCGACCTCGCGTCCCGGCGGGCGCCGCGCGGCCTGCCCGGCGACCCGCCGGACCCGGCCGACCTGCCCGGCGGCTGCACCTTCCATCCGCGCTGCCCGGTGGCGGTGGACGCCTGCGCGGAGCACGACCAGGAACTGCGGGAGGCGGGCGCGGGGCGCCGGGCCGCCTGCGTACACGTGGGGAGCACGTCATGA
- a CDS encoding ABC transporter ATP-binding protein, protein MSTGPLLAARGLHVTFPGRRGAPPARAVDGVDLDIGAGEIVALVGESGCGKTTLARSLLGLVRPTSGAVAFDGQPLAYSSGALRAYRKRAQLVLQDPSGSLNPRHTVYDAVAEGLRIHGYEGDERAAVAEALARAGLRPPERFFLRYPHELSGGQRQRVVIAGALVLEPELIVADEPVASLDASVRGEILALLLRLRDELGLSALVVTHDLGLAWNIADRVAVMYLGRVVETGTVESVLTNPQHPYTRALLSVLPESGGAPVVLTGEPPDPSRIPSGCRFHARCQLLASGEATPVADHCRGKDLPILPGTGEQAVACHWVTTG, encoded by the coding sequence ATGAGCACGGGGCCACTGCTGGCGGCGCGCGGCCTGCACGTCACCTTCCCGGGGCGGCGGGGCGCGCCGCCCGCGCGCGCGGTGGACGGCGTGGACCTGGACATCGGCGCCGGCGAGATCGTGGCCCTGGTCGGCGAGTCCGGTTGCGGCAAGACGACCCTGGCCCGCTCCCTGCTCGGCCTGGTCCGGCCCACGTCCGGGGCGGTCGCCTTCGACGGGCAGCCGCTCGCGTACTCCTCCGGGGCGCTCAGGGCCTACCGGAAGCGGGCGCAGCTGGTCCTCCAGGACCCGAGCGGTTCGCTGAACCCCCGGCACACCGTGTACGACGCGGTGGCGGAGGGGCTGCGGATCCACGGCTACGAGGGGGACGAGCGGGCCGCCGTCGCCGAGGCCCTCGCACGGGCGGGGCTGCGGCCCCCGGAGCGGTTCTTCCTCCGCTACCCGCACGAGCTGTCCGGCGGCCAGCGGCAGCGCGTGGTCATCGCGGGCGCGCTCGTCCTGGAGCCCGAACTGATCGTCGCCGACGAGCCGGTGGCGTCCCTGGACGCGTCCGTACGGGGCGAGATCCTGGCGCTGCTGCTGCGCCTGCGCGACGAACTGGGCCTGTCCGCGCTGGTGGTGACGCACGACCTGGGCCTCGCGTGGAACATCGCGGACCGGGTGGCGGTGATGTACCTGGGCCGGGTCGTGGAGACCGGCACGGTGGAGTCCGTACTGACGAACCCTCAGCACCCCTACACCCGGGCGCTGTTGTCGGTCCTCCCGGAGTCGGGGGGCGCCCCGGTGGTCCTGACCGGCGAGCCGCCGGACCCGTCCCGCATCCCGTCCGGCTGCCGCTTCCACGCCCGCTGCCAACTCCTCGCCTCGGGCGAGGCGACCCCGGTCGCGGACCACTGCCGGGGCAAGGACCTGCCGATCCTTCCCGGCACCGGGGAACAGGCGGTGGCCTGCCACTGGGTGACGACGGGCTGA
- a CDS encoding bifunctional riboflavin kinase/FAD synthetase: MQRWRGLEDIPQDWGRSVVTIGSYDGVHRGHQLIIGRAVERARELGVPSVVVTFDPHPSEVVRPGSHPPLLAPHHRRADLIAELGVDAVLVLPFTAEFSQLSPADFIVKVLVDKLHAKAVIEGPNFRFGHRAAGNVAFLTELGATYDYEVEVIDLYVSGAAGGGEPFSSTLTRRLVAEGDMTGAAEILGRPHRVEGVVVRGAQRGRELGFPTANVETLPHTAIPADGVYAGWLTAAGERMPAAISVGTNPQFDGTERTVEAYAIDREGLDLYGLHVAVDFLAYVRGMLKFDTLDDLLQAMAGDVKRCRELTEEYDRA, translated from the coding sequence GTGCAGCGCTGGCGTGGCTTGGAGGACATCCCCCAGGACTGGGGACGCAGCGTCGTCACCATCGGCTCCTACGACGGGGTGCACCGCGGACACCAGCTGATCATCGGGCGTGCCGTCGAGCGCGCCCGGGAGCTGGGCGTCCCCTCCGTCGTCGTCACCTTCGACCCGCACCCCTCCGAGGTCGTGCGCCCCGGCAGCCACCCGCCGCTGCTCGCCCCGCACCACCGGCGCGCGGACCTGATCGCGGAGCTCGGCGTGGACGCGGTGCTGGTGCTGCCGTTCACCGCCGAGTTCTCCCAGCTGTCCCCGGCCGACTTCATCGTCAAGGTGCTCGTCGACAAGCTGCACGCGAAGGCCGTCATCGAGGGCCCCAACTTCCGCTTCGGGCACCGGGCCGCCGGCAACGTCGCCTTCCTGACCGAGCTCGGCGCCACGTACGACTACGAGGTCGAGGTCATCGACCTGTACGTCAGCGGGGCCGCCGGCGGCGGAGAGCCCTTCTCCTCCACCCTCACCCGCCGCCTCGTCGCCGAGGGCGACATGACCGGGGCGGCCGAGATCCTCGGGCGCCCGCACCGGGTCGAGGGCGTCGTCGTCCGCGGCGCGCAGCGCGGCCGCGAGCTCGGCTTCCCGACGGCCAACGTCGAGACCCTGCCGCACACGGCGATCCCGGCGGACGGCGTCTACGCGGGCTGGCTGACGGCGGCGGGAGAGCGGATGCCGGCGGCGATCTCGGTCGGCACGAACCCGCAGTTCGACGGCACGGAGCGGACGGTCGAGGCGTACGCGATCGACCGCGAGGGGCTCGACCTGTACGGGCTGCACGTGGCCGTGGACTTCCTGGCGTACGTGCGCGGCATGCTCAAGTTCGACACCCTGGACGATCTGCTTCAGGCGATGGCGGGGGACGTGAAGCGGTGCCGTGAGCTGACGGAGGAGTACGACCGGGCCTGA